In Microbacterium sp. ABRD28, the genomic stretch GATTCGATGTTGGCGTCGATCTCCTGCACGGCCCGGTCGAGGGTCTCCTGCACGTCGGCGCCGTTCATGATGTCTTTCGCCGCGGTCTCGAACGTGGTGGAGATCACCGCGTAGGCCGGGGTCTCGGGGCGGAGCACCGCGAACTGCTGCGACAGCTCGACGAAGGGACGCAGCACGCCGTCGGGGCCGAAGTACTCGGACGTCTCGGCGGCGCCCTCGGTCGCGGGGATCACGATCTGCTTGTCGGCGAACTCGGTGATGTACTCGTCCTGGAAGCTGAACTCCAGGTACTCGCGGGCACCCTCGACCTCCTCGCAGGTGGACGAGATCGCCCACTGCCACGAGCCGCCGCCGATGACCGGGCCGTTGCCGAGGTCGGGCGGGGGCAGGATGACGAGGTCATCGCCGATCGCCTCGACCGAGGCCAGGGCGTTCCAGACGCCGGTGTAGCTGAGCGCGACCTCGTCGTCGACGAACTCCTGGTTGCCGATCGTGCCGCTGTTGCTGGCGAGACCATCCGCGAAGAGGCCCTGGAACCACTCGCCCCAGGCGACGGCTTCCGGTCCGTTGAGCGCACCGTCGGCGCTCAGCATCGTGTCGCGGTCGATGAGGTCGCCGCCGAAGCTCTGCAGGAGCGGCGAGTACGCGTACGGCCACCACTCGCCGGTGTCCTCCGCGCCGATGTCGATGGGCGTCTCGTAGCCGGCATCCTTCAGAGTCTGGAGGGCGGCGTTGAACTCGTCCGCCGTCCAGGGCTCGTCGACCGTCGGGATGCGGATGCCGTTCTCGGTGAGCACCGACTCGCGGGCGAAGATCGACAGCGCGGCATCCCAGTACCCGGCGGAGTAGATCTCGTCGTTCCACACTCCCACCGCGGTCGGCAGGAGCGAGTCGGTGATCTCGGTGGAGATCCCGAGCGGCTGGATGTACTCCGCCCAGGCCCAGTTGGGCATGATCGGGCCGTCGAGATCGAGAAGGCAGGGAAGATCTCCGGATGCCGCGGCGGCGACGATCGCGTCGTTGTAGGCGCCCTGCGGGAAGGACTCTTCGACGACCTCGTACTGGTCCTGCGACGCGTTGAAGTCGGAGATGATCCGTTCGTAGACCTCGAGCTCGGCGGGGTTGCCGGCGGAGTGGGTCCACATCGTGATCTGGGTGCGACCGTCTTCGGTGGTGGTGCTGCCCTGGCCGGCCTGCCCGCAGCCGGTGAGGGCGAGGGCTCCAATGGCGCCGGCCGCAACAAAAGCCGGGACTGTTCTGCGCATCTGTGATTTCCTGTTCTGGTGGTCGACCGCTACGTCGACCACCGATCGGGGACCGCTTCGGCGGTCGTTCGGTATCTCAAGTGGTCCGCCGTCGGCTCTGTTTGGCGACGTGCGCCGGCGGCGGGCCCACGGACTCCCGTCGGATGACGGGACATTCCATGCGGTGCGTGGCGTCGGTGTTCCCATCCGCGCGGACGCCGAGCGCGACCTCCATCGCCCAGCGACCCATTTCGTAGTGGGGCAGGGCGACGGTGGTGAGGGGTGGGTCTTGTTCCGCGGCGACCAGCAGCTGGTCGTCGTAGCCCACGACCGAGAGGTCGTCGGGGATGCGGAGACCGCGGCGGTGCGCGGCGTTGTAGACGCCGACGGCCATGCGGTCGTTGAAGGAGAAGATGCCGGTCGGCCGTTGGTCGGCAGGCAGGTCGAGGAGACGTTCGGCGGCGAGCCGAGCCCCGTGCGCCGTCGACTCGCCACCGCGGATGTGCAGGGCCGGGTCGATGGGGATGCCTGCGTCGGTCAGCGCCTGGTGGTACCCCTCGAGGCGGAGGAACGAGGCGATCGGGCCGTCGGAGGTGTCGAGGAACGCGATCCGGCGATGACCGGCCTCGATGAGCACGCGGGTCGCGGCGTAGCCGCCCTCCCGGTCGGCGGGGACGACGCTCGGGAAGCCGCCGTTCACGGGACGGCAGTCGAGGAACACCGATCCGGCCGGCAGCGACTCGGGCACCTCGACCACGCGGTGCCACATGCAGGCGTAGATCATCGCGTCGACCTGCTGGGCGCGCAGCGCCGAGATCGCGTCGCGCTCGACCCCCTCGTCGCCGCCGGTGTCGACGAAGATCACGAGGTGGCCGTTCTCGCGGGCGGCGTCCTGCGCACCGGCGAGCATGCGGCCGGCGAAGGGCGTCGTGGCGATCTGGTCGGAGATGAGGCCGACCGTGCGGGTCTGGCGCGTGCGGAGGCTGCGCGCCACCGAGCTCGGCGCGTAGCCGACGGCGACGGCGGCCTCTCGTACGCGCTGGCGGGTGGTCTCGGAGATGCGGGACTCGACGTCGTTCATCACCAGAGACACCGTCGTCACCGACACGCCCGCGGCTGCGGCGACATCGGAGATGCGGGGCCGGCTCATGTCACTCCATCGTGTGAGGCTTCGGTCGAGGTGATAAATCGATTTATCAGATTATGCACCGCGCTCGCGCGCGTCGTCAACCCTTTTTCGCGAGGGTGCGCTCCCTGCCGGCGAGGGTGCGCTCCCTGCCGGCGAGGGTGCACTCCTGCGCGGGGAATGAGTGCACCCTCGCGGGGAAGGAGTGCACCCTCGCGTTCTCTGTGGGCGGGCGGGCGGGTGGTATATCGGAATCCCGGATGCCGCGGGCCGCCGAACCCCTATGCCCGAAACGTCGCGCCCCGAAACCCGAAGGTTCCCTCTCTTGCGCGACCGGCAGGCATACAGTCACCTCAGGAGGTCCCCCGCCTCTTGCGTGCGACGCGCCCCCAGGCCTTCGTGTCGCCGCAGCCCGTCCGCCCCGTCGGGCACCCGCCGATGAATCCGAGAGGGATCCATGTCGACGCTCGCCACGCACACCGTCAGGTGGATCGATGGCGCCGCGACGCCCTCCGGCAGGCCCGGTCGTCGCAGCCTTCCCCCGCTGCCGGCCGTTTAGGCGCAGGCGCCGGGACTGCGACGCCCCCCGCCCTCGGTCCCGGCGCCTGCTCTTCTCGTCACTCTCCCGTCGCGCTGCGCTCCGCCGCGCCGCGCCCCGCGCGTCACGACGGTCGCAGAACTGCCCGAGCGTCGCAGAATGCGGGCGACTCGCTGCAACACTCGTGACATCCCGCAACGCCGGCGACCTCACCTCGCGCTGGTGATCGCTCATGCCGTGCCGTTGCGCGCCCGCGACCCGTCACAAAACGTCGCCGACCGGCCGCGCAGGCAGCATCCTCTGACGGGTCGTGGTGCCGGTGGGAACCTCGACCGGTACCACGGGAGGACCCGGCGCGGCACGGTTCATGCTGAGGGCGGATGTGGCGGGGCAGCCCCATCCGTAGCGTGAGGTCCATGATCAGTGCAGAAGGCCTCACGAAGAGGTACGGCGCCAAGACCGCCGTCGACACCATAGATTTCACCGTGAACTCCGGCCAGGTGACGGGGTTCCTCGGCCCGAACGGCGCGGGCAAGTCCACCACGATGCGCATGATCGTCGGGCTCGATCGCCCGACCGCGGGATCCGTGTCGGTCAACGGCCGTGCGTACGCGGCCCACCGTGCCCCGCTCCGCGAAGTCGGCGCGCTCCTCGACGCCAAAGCCGTGCACACCGGCCGTACGGCCGAGAATCACCTCCTCGCCATGGCCGCCACCCACCGGATCGGCAAGAAGCGCGTCCGCGAGGTGATCGAGCTGACGGGCCTGGAGTCGGTCGCACGCCGACGCGTCGGAGGCTTCTCCCTCGGCATGGGTCAGCGTCTCGGCATCGCGGCGGCCCTTCTCGGAGACCCCGCGACGATCATCCTCGACGAACCGGTCAACGGCCTCGACCCCGAGGGCGTCCTGTGGGTGCGGCAGCTCGTGAAGCACCTCGCCGCCGAAGGACGCACGGTGTTCCTCTCGTCTCACCTGATGAGCGAGATGGCGCTGACCGCCGACCACCTCATCGTGCTCGGCAAGGGCCGGATCATCGCCGACGCCCCGGTCGCCGACATCATCGCCGGCGGCACAGGCCCGCGGCTGCGGGTCCGCTCGCCGCAGGCGAGCATGCTCGCCGAGCTCGTCGCCGCTCCCGACGTCACGATCACCCGTTCGGCGTCGGATCTGCTCGAGATCACCGGGGTGGATGCGCCGGTCGTCGGCGATCTCGCCGCCAAGCACGGCGTCGCCATCCACGAACTGACCCCCCTCAACGCCTCACTGGAAGAGGCATACATGGACCTCACCGCGGACGCGGTGGAATATCGAACGGAGGCGGTCCGATGACCACCGCGACCATGTCGCCTACCCCCGCCGACACCCTCGCCGACGCGCGCCTGACCTTCCCCGGCACGGTCCGCTCGGAGTGGATCAAACTTCGCACCGTGCGGTCGACCATCTGGTCGTACGCACTCCTCGTCGCGATCTCGGTCGGACTCGCCGCCCTCGTTGCGTTCGCAATCACGAACATCCCGGAGGGTGTCGCCGGCGAAGCGCCCGGCGCGCAGCCGATCCAGACCGTCGTGCAGGCCTCCGTCGCCGGCGTCACCTTCGGCCAGCTCATCGCGGGCATCCTCGGCGTCCTGGTGATCAGCGGCGAGTACACCACCGGCATGGTCCGCTCGACGTTCCTGGCGGTGCCGGGGCGCATCTCGGCTCTCGCGGCGAAGGGAATCGTGCTCTTCTCGGCGACGTTCATCGTCGGCCTGATCGCGAACGTCGCCGCGTACCTCGTCGCGTCGCTGATGCTGTCGCAGGAAGACATCGCCGCGCCGATCACCGACCCGGGCGTCTTCTGGCCGCTCCTGGGCGCCGCCCTCTACCTCGCGATGGTCTCGCTGTTCGCCCTCACGGTCGGTGCGCTCGTCCGCAGCAGCGCAGGCGGGATCGCCGTTGTGGTCGGCGTCCTGCTGATCCTCCCCACCATCCTCGGCCTCGTCCCCGCGGAGTGGGCGCGTGACGCCGTTCCGTACCTTCTGTCCAGCGCCGGCGCCGGCATCTACAGCTCCGCCACCCTGACACCCGAGGGTGACGCGCTGGGAATGTGGGTGAACCTGCTGGTCACAGGCCTGTGGGTGGCGGTCCCCGCCGCCGCGGCGGCCGTCATGCTGCGCACCCGCGACGCGTAACGTCGACGGTATGACCGCTGCTCGGCTCTCCCCCGATCGCCCGGTGACGGCGGTCGGGGGAGAGCTGCGCCTGCCGCGGCCGCCGGGAGTGATCCGGCGGTTCTGGGCGAGGCATCCGTTGCTCGTCGACATCCTGGTCGCCGCGGCGTACTTCCTCCCGGTCCTCTCGGCACTCACTCTGGCCGCCCCCATCGACCCGATGCCGCTGTGGGTGAGTATCACCGGCGTCCTCCTGGTCTCGGTGACGGCGGTCATCATGGTGGTGTTCCGCCGACGCAGGCCCTGGGTGCTGGTCGGTGCCGGCTGGATGACGACCCTCGTGGTCTACCCCCTCGAGTCTGTCAACGTGCTCGCGATCGCCATCGGCCTGTATGCGCTCGCCGTGTATCGATCGACCCGGTCCGCATGGATCGGGTTCGCCGGCTCGGCGGCGGTCGGTACGGCGGCGGCGGCGGTCGTCTCCTTCGTCGAACCGAGCCCGTTCATCGCACCGTCGACGCTCTTCCTCCTCGCGCTGGCCCAGGCGGTGGCCACCCCGCTCATCGGAACCCTGATCGGCATCAACGTCGGCAACCGTCGCCGCTACGTCGGGGCCCTCATCGCCCGCGTGGAAGATCTGGCCCGTGAACGTGACCGGCAGGCGCAGCTCGCGACCGCGCTCGAGCGGTCGCGGATCGCCCGCGAGATGCACGACATCGTCTCGCACAGCCTGACTGTGATGGTCACCCTCGCCGACGGCAGCGCCGCGACGTCCGCCCGCGACCCCGGCCGCGCGGCCGAGGGGATGCGACTGGTGGCAGACACCGGACGCGATGCGCTCGTGGAGATGCGGCGGATGCTGGGGGTGCTCGCCGACCCCGACACGACAGCCGCCGACGCGAGGGCGCCGCAGCCGGGAACCGCGGCCCTCCCTGAGCTGCTCGAAAGCTTCCGCGCCGCGGGGCTGCCGGTCACACTGACGACGGCGGGGGCGGGTGTCACGGATCCGAACCTGCAACTGACCGTCTAC encodes the following:
- a CDS encoding extracellular solute-binding protein, with protein sequence MRRTVPAFVAAGAIGALALTGCGQAGQGSTTTEDGRTQITMWTHSAGNPAELEVYERIISDFNASQDQYEVVEESFPQGAYNDAIVAAAASGDLPCLLDLDGPIMPNWAWAEYIQPLGISTEITDSLLPTAVGVWNDEIYSAGYWDAALSIFARESVLTENGIRIPTVDEPWTADEFNAALQTLKDAGYETPIDIGAEDTGEWWPYAYSPLLQSFGGDLIDRDTMLSADGALNGPEAVAWGEWFQGLFADGLASNSGTIGNQEFVDDEVALSYTGVWNALASVEAIGDDLVILPPPDLGNGPVIGGGSWQWAISSTCEEVEGAREYLEFSFQDEYITEFADKQIVIPATEGAAETSEYFGPDGVLRPFVELSQQFAVLRPETPAYAVISTTFETAAKDIMNGADVQETLDRAVQEIDANIESNDGYGF
- a CDS encoding histidine kinase, with the translated sequence MTAARLSPDRPVTAVGGELRLPRPPGVIRRFWARHPLLVDILVAAAYFLPVLSALTLAAPIDPMPLWVSITGVLLVSVTAVIMVVFRRRRPWVLVGAGWMTTLVVYPLESVNVLAIAIGLYALAVYRSTRSAWIGFAGSAAVGTAAAAVVSFVEPSPFIAPSTLFLLALAQAVATPLIGTLIGINVGNRRRYVGALIARVEDLARERDRQAQLATALERSRIAREMHDIVSHSLTVMVTLADGSAATSARDPGRAAEGMRLVADTGRDALVEMRRMLGVLADPDTTAADARAPQPGTAALPELLESFRAAGLPVTLTTAGAGVTDPNLQLTVYRIVQEALTNALRHAPSARRVDVTIERVDGDLRVEVVDDGVGSQRSLVDARHSGADGHGLIGMRERVALYGGTFEAGPRGINGWRVRAVLPAPERPDGERE
- a CDS encoding ATP-binding cassette domain-containing protein; this encodes MISAEGLTKRYGAKTAVDTIDFTVNSGQVTGFLGPNGAGKSTTMRMIVGLDRPTAGSVSVNGRAYAAHRAPLREVGALLDAKAVHTGRTAENHLLAMAATHRIGKKRVREVIELTGLESVARRRVGGFSLGMGQRLGIAAALLGDPATIILDEPVNGLDPEGVLWVRQLVKHLAAEGRTVFLSSHLMSEMALTADHLIVLGKGRIIADAPVADIIAGGTGPRLRVRSPQASMLAELVAAPDVTITRSASDLLEITGVDAPVVGDLAAKHGVAIHELTPLNASLEEAYMDLTADAVEYRTEAVR
- a CDS encoding LacI family DNA-binding transcriptional regulator, coding for MSRPRISDVAAAAGVSVTTVSLVMNDVESRISETTRQRVREAAVAVGYAPSSVARSLRTRQTRTVGLISDQIATTPFAGRMLAGAQDAARENGHLVIFVDTGGDEGVERDAISALRAQQVDAMIYACMWHRVVEVPESLPAGSVFLDCRPVNGGFPSVVPADREGGYAATRVLIEAGHRRIAFLDTSDGPIASFLRLEGYHQALTDAGIPIDPALHIRGGESTAHGARLAAERLLDLPADQRPTGIFSFNDRMAVGVYNAAHRRGLRIPDDLSVVGYDDQLLVAAEQDPPLTTVALPHYEMGRWAMEVALGVRADGNTDATHRMECPVIRRESVGPPPAHVAKQSRRRTT
- a CDS encoding ABC transporter permease subunit, whose product is MTTATMSPTPADTLADARLTFPGTVRSEWIKLRTVRSTIWSYALLVAISVGLAALVAFAITNIPEGVAGEAPGAQPIQTVVQASVAGVTFGQLIAGILGVLVISGEYTTGMVRSTFLAVPGRISALAAKGIVLFSATFIVGLIANVAAYLVASLMLSQEDIAAPITDPGVFWPLLGAALYLAMVSLFALTVGALVRSSAGGIAVVVGVLLILPTILGLVPAEWARDAVPYLLSSAGAGIYSSATLTPEGDALGMWVNLLVTGLWVAVPAAAAAVMLRTRDA